Genomic window (Ictalurus furcatus strain D&B chromosome 26, Billie_1.0, whole genome shotgun sequence):
CAGGTTATTAAGCGAACCTTAGCTGTTTGTCCGGCAGCTTTGACCTTGTTGTAAGTTTCCAGTCCATGATGTTTGTCAGGGTTCCTATTGTGGCCGTGCTGAGGAGGTTTCTCCCTCCAGTTTCCACGCTTGTGAAATATCATGCTACTAATCCGTCCACATGTTGCTCAGCTCTTACCACAAGCCGATCCCTGAGTACTGGCTGGACTTTGAAAACAGATGCTCCTCAGCATAAACCTGAGCTTGACTTGGACGTATGGAAATCGGTGATGAGATCCCAGGCATCGCAAGATGAGACACCTAAggacagagaagaagaaagcacCGCTGCTGAGGAAGAAGGCTCTCCAGTAGAAGCGAGCCGTACGCTGGTGGACATGTGGCGGCAGGCTGGAAAACAAGTCCCTGACAACATTACAGATGAACAACTGGAGACGCTTGCGGAACTCGCTACAAAGTCCTCCAAGAGGAAGTACCTCAAGTATCTGGCTATTAAAGAGGGTCATAAGAAGgccaacagagagaaaaaggaaaaaaagagggcCGAGAGGTTGGCGGACAGGAAGGAGGAGGCAGGATGCGCCGACAGGCCGGAAGACGCGGAAGAGGAAGGGGAAGGAGAACCCAAGTTGAGAAACACGTATCTGATGCAGTTCTGGACTCGTTCGATAGACAGAGCGTTGGGCTGGAGAGCGGCACAGGCCATGCAGTACGGCCAGCCACTTGTCTATGACATGAGCTATGACCAGCACATGACGAGGCGCGAGATGGAGAACACGATCTCCCAGCTCATGGAGACTGAAGGCTGGAACCGTCGCTCGGTAGACCCCTTCCATTTGCACTTCTGCCACCTGCAGCCAGACAGTGCTTACCATCGGGAGCTCCTCAAACGCTACGGCCAAGAGACGTGGGATCGTCTTCCAATCACTGCTACCAGCCAGCGCCACGTAGACATGTTTCCCCGGGAGGACCTCGTCTACCTGACCGCCGATTCTCCCAACGTGCTCCACACTTTCGACCACAGCAAGGTGTACATCATCGGAGCCATGGTGGACCGATCCATCCAGTCCGGCGTTTCTCTGGCCAACGCCAAGCGCCTCAAGCTATCCACGGCTCGACTGCCTCTGGACGAGTACCTGCACTGGGAAATCGGGGCCAAGAACCTGACGCTGGACCAGATGATCCGCATCCTGATGACGGCCAAGGAGACGGGCAGCTGGGAGAAAGCTCTGGAGTTCGTGCCCAAGAGAAAGCACGATGGCTTCCATCAGCAAAAAAGTAAAGACAGCTTTCAAAGACCAGAGAAGTCAACGGGGGCGTTCAGAGGGAACGCAGAGGGAGAACGAAGGCAAATATTTGTGAgtaaacagagacagaaaaacctGACTAGAAGCGATGTTACACCCAAACCGACATCCGGAGCAGAAACCATATCTGGACAGAGCAGACTGCGGATTGCACTGAAAAGCAAGCTAGAGGAACGCAGTAAAGTGGCGAGTAAAAGAAACTGGTGGGAGGAAGAGTAGCCTTATAACACTGCTGATATCCCCCACACAAAGGAACTGCACTTGTCTACTGAATTTGATGTGTGACAAATAAACGGTTTAATTATTGCTGCTGTTGTGGTTCAGTTCATGACGTCCAAATCAACCAAATGCTATTCATATTACGTGGAAGTGTGCCTTGGATGCAGCAGACTTCTGCTACTGGACACTGCTCTGTAAGGAAACGTCGACGACGTGACCCTCTGCTATTCTGCAGAACAAGACCTTAATCaaaaatgttagaaatgttatactgtataatctCATACAGGATATTCAAGTGGCATGTACAGTTGTGCtcaaaagtttgtataccccTTGCGGAATCtgttaaatcttaatactgttaacaaaataagatggatgataaaaatcccatgttgttttttatttagttctgtcctgaataaactatttcacataacagatgtttacatatagtccacaagacaagataatagatgaatttataaaaattaccccgtccaaaagtttacacacccttgattattaatcctgcGTGtggttacctggatgatcagagactgtgtttatgttttgtgagagttcttcacgagtcccttgtttgtcctgagcagttaaactgcccactgttcttcagaaaaatcctccaggtcctgcacattcttcacttttccagcatcttctgcatatttgacccctttgcAACAGCGACtgtatgatgttcagatccatctgttcacactgaggacgactgagggactcgtacacgactattacaaaaggtgtaaacattcactgatgctcaagaaggcaacacgatacattaagagccaggggggtgtaaacttttgaacaggatgatgggTGTaaatgtctcccagaagacaaaatactaatcacttttgaacggggtaattttgataaattcagctgttgtcttgtggactatatgtaaacatctgttatgtgaaatagtttattcaggacagaactaaataaacaacaacatgggatttttatcatGCGTCTTATTtctgttaacagtattaagatttaacaGATTccgcaaggggtatgcaaactttatGGGTGCAATTGTATATTCCATATATTCCTtatgcagtccctccaggattttgtgaatTTCGTAGAACTCAACGCAAAATCGAGGAAACGCCGCAGTATTCGCAGGCGCTTGCAATGTTTCAAAATTCCCGCGGATTCTGGCCAAGACGAGTCACGTGACGTCGTcgcaacgcgcattcagccgaagcccgaacacaagtacagctaaaagttctcatttaccaacaaacatcactgcgaaagagcgtgcCGAACAATTTCGTGTGATTGCGTTTtttgccaattcgagtagttttccgtaaaaaaaaaaaagttccaaaaaacaagttgcatcacaaatttcgGGGGAAAACCCGCTGcgaaatcgagcgtttttggacgcaacgatcacaaaataaaaccctGTGATATCCTGCACGGACTGCTTATAATTCCAAGATGTTAAATGAaatatcaaatgaatgaaaagcTCGGACacgtttttttccttcctcaatAGCCAGCATTTAATTGGTGCAAAATTCCGACGGGATAATCGTAACCGACTCTCACACGGTCTCGCGGTCATTTCACGATACAAGAAAAACATACAGACGTGTTTGAGACATTTTACAAAACAGATTCAGTTCGGCAGAAATGAAACGACTTACACGATCGCACCCGCGTTCATTATAGCAGGGTCAGCATTATTATCCACAAACACTCAGCAGCTCATCGAGTCCTAATGCAGCgtgtacaaataaataagcaccgCTCGGCTTGTTCGCGTTCAGCGAAAACATTTCCCAACAGATGCTGATATGATGAAGAATTCgacagcaaaaacacacacacacacacacacacactgcataatCAAGGAAACACATCAGGGAAATCATCACCCggcatttttaaatgtcttgtCTATATAAATAACTGTGCAAAGACAAGGCGACTCGCATGCTGTTCAGGGCTGATCAACAAATCAACAGCTTCAGGTTACagggaaacaacaacaacaacaacgtacaatataaagggggaaaaacacaACGCTTCCTGATCCCGTAGATCCTGTAGAGTCCAGCTGTGCTCTCTCTTTGGTGTCCATCAAAAGACGACTCCAGACGTTTTAACACGTGAAGTTATTTCCGTGCTTGCTGGGATTCAATACTGAGCCAACAGACGTTAATCAGTTTTGTTGTTTGGTTCAAATGAATGCAAGGAAACGATCGGGTCACAAAAGAGATCAGAATATCCAACGACGCGATACGGTGCCGTGTCCAAACGGTCCAGCTTTAAAAATACTAGGTTATAAAAAGTGTCAGACTTATAGTTCTATTATACTCCCAGTTATATTACAGTACAGCGTTGTATTGTGTCTTCTGGCACGGTCGAGGACAAACGTTTGCATCCCTAACAtatggaaagaaaaggaaaatgtagCAGAATTATAACACGTATGTAGGAGAACCCGAACAACCTGacagatggaaggaaggaagtgtgATGGGGCTACAGCGAGGAGCCCAAAGCTGCGAGGAGGATACGAGGGCTTGGTCCTAATAACGCCGAGGTCGAGGGTTCAATCCCTGTACTGTGTGGTGGGTAGTGGTGGCTCTGTGGTTAAAGGATCTGTGTTGCTGATCAGAAGCTcaggagttcaaaccccagcactgccaagctgccactgctgggccctcgagcaaggcccttaaccctcaactgctcagatgtataattGAGAAacgtcgctctggataagagcgtctgccaaatgccgtaaatgtaaacatgaacGCGATTGGAGACACGTTTAAGACCAAAGCGCagacaaacacattattaaagaatatttacattattattcaCATTCGGAACGAAGAACTTACTATACATGATGAACACTTTCTGACCGGTGGTAATGTAACATCCTAACACAATACAGTTCTGTCTCCTCGTGCAGACATTCCtgagggtatgcaaactttcgCACTCAACTGTATTAGTATCACAGATCtagactgaagaaaaaaaaaaaccaagataacaagaaaagaaaacaggaagtgtgacAGAAAGTGTCATTAAAGGGAAACCCCCgtgggtttttctttctttttaaacctAATCTCTTCTTATATTACATCTGTAATGTTTCTCAACAACACGGACACTGGGAGAAGAACGGAAAACAGCCTCGACTCTGTACGAGCAAAAGTGTCAAAGTTCTTGCTCGTAGTCATCACAAACACTACAGATGTACAGTcgtgcccaaaagtttgtataccccTTGCGGAATCTGTtcaatcttaatactgttaacaaaataagatggatgataaaaatcccatgttgttatttaattagttctgtcctgaataaactatttcacataacagatgttcacatatagtccacaagacaagatgataactgaatttataaaaattaccccgtccaaaagtttacacacccttgattattaacactgcgtgtcgttacctggatgatcagagactgtgtttatgttttgtgagagttcttcatgagtcccttgtttgtcctgagcagttaaactgttcttcagaaaaatcctccaggtcctgcacattctttacttttccagcatcttctgcatatttgacccctttccaacagcgactatatgatgttcagatccatctgttcacactgaggacgactgagggactcgtacacgactattacaaaaggtgtaaacattcactgatgctcaagaaggcaacacggtacattaagagccaggggggtgtaaacttttgaacaggatgatgggtgtaaattgttagtattttgtcttctgggagacgtGAGATGTTATTTAgtgtctgaagggcagtactacatgaaaaaaaaagatctttaaacaaaataatttacactgatcatcctgttcaaaaatttacacccccctggctcttaatgtaccAGGactaaataacaaaacaacatgggatttttatcatccgtcttattttgttaacagatAATGCAATggggtatacaaacttttgggcacaactgttaATAGAAGTAAACTTGTGCTAAAAGTATTGAaggtaacttttcaagaaacgaacacAGTGAACTCGGTGGCAAAACTTGAAcgtggtcttcaaataaacaataagCTTCCTTTTCCCTAATCATGCTTTATGAATGCTCTGCTGAGGGAGTCTTCGTTTACATCCTGGCACTACTCTcccgtgtgggcggggcttaataGTGATTTACTCTCATGGGCTAgggagatttggatcgacagatTGAgggtccagctgaggaggaggattaTGACTATAACGACGATGACGCTGCTTCGTGtcgctcctgagagctcatctaaaaaaaaaagtacaaaatttAAATAGTCATATGAGACGACCCAAACCTCCAAAAAATTAAGAAAGTCATTTCCACTGCAAAGTAAAAaacagagaaccgcatccaggACGCTCTCCCAAAATTTGCGCCACTGAAGCGTCTgcttcctggtcagggagcgGTCAATCagaatctcactagccaatgagaacAAATCGCTGTTAAACCCGCCCACTCGAGAGCTTcgtgccagaatggcgaacgtaaacGTAAAATTTAAAGACCGTGGTAGATTGttgttcctcccccagtccaaagacaggcatggtaggctgattggcatgtccaaattgtccgtagtgtatgaatgtgtatgtgattgtgccctgtgatggattggcaccccgtccagggtgtcccccgccttgtcccccatgttccctgggataggctccaggttccccgcgactctgtaggataagcagtgtagaagatggatggatggatgttagatTTTTGCGTTTCAGTTTCAGAGCgtttttcaatacttttggcacaaattgaaTTTCATACAGATGCAGTAAGTAGAGACtgggttttaaaaataaataaatatttataaaaaaaaaaaaccactggtgTATCGCTTTAATGTGAGCTTGTCTTAGAGCACGATCAGCTCGCCAGTGCAGCGCTCGCAGCAGTTAAAGGTGATGTTCTCATAGCGAGTGTACGGGTGGAAACGTCCGATGCTTTTCTTATTGGGAAGGAAAGGAGAAGCGCTGGAGTCGCTAGTTCCCGAGTCGTCCGCGGTGTCCGGGCAGGATATGGGATCCAGAATCCTGAGTACCTAATTTGGGAAATATGGATTACGGATATAAGACAGCAATCGTGCCATCACCATCACTCCatattcagttaaaaaaaatgcataagaaGAATGACATACAGACAACAACATACCTTTTCAGCCATCTTCTCAGCCGGTGTGTTGCAGAGTTCTGAAGCTGAACCGCTCTTCACGCTCGCGCCGCTCTTGCTTATGTTTCCCAGCAGGTGCGAGTTGATGGCGTCAGCCAGCTTGTGATTGGCCGCAGCCAGTTCTCCGGTGCTGAGCGGCTGTGCGCTGGGGTAGTAGGTTTGCTGTCTACCCCACTGTAACGAGACTAGAAGCTGCTCCAGAGATCTGCCAGGCACAAAAATGTGGAGAGATTCAGAAAAGAGATCATCAGCACACAGAGAACGCTGATAACGAccacgtttacacggacaacaataatccgatattaacccgattacgACGATACTCTGatgaagaaactagcatgtaaacagcgattattgatgaccttaatctgattaaagtcatactcgaattaaacacaaatggaattaagacgtgtggagtattcctgttttagtcgcattatcgacatgcgttacagacacgtacacaccttaatcacactattaacctcgtgtgggagttttcaccgcattttgcgacaggacgcgttcacacacggcagcgctcgtccgattgacggcaaacaagagagcacggctgcgtcccaaaccgcgtacttacctgctatatagtaggtgaaatacatgtgtcTCAGTAGGTAAGAACGCGGTttaggacgcagcccacggcttcaagcagtcgtctattagcacgtatagcacgacaaataattaaccgcacttgaagcgttcgtaaaattaaaatgaaacacccgaaactgtacacggttccataacgaagaccaactgtatgttttGTATGTCTTTTTGTATGTCGTGTACGCAGTACAGCGAAAACCACGCCTTGTGCCTCTGCACTTTCCCTCAGGATGAATAAAGTGAATAAATCTAGCTATTTCGCTATGATTTCTGATCAGTGTGCTGAAGAATATATTGTTGTATGTTTACTCTTATACTATATGAAGCGTGGTTGCCTTGTACCGGATTGTATTGTAGACCTGTATACAGATTTAACCACACGGCTGCTCTGATTAGGTTTGTCCACATCTAGGtcttacctgtgtgtgtgcatcatgtCTCGGGAGAactcctctctctcacgcaGCAGGTCCTGAATGGCAGTTTGGGCCTCTCTGGTCTGTCGCTGGAGAGCAGCTCGGGCATTAGTCAACTCCTCAGCCATCACTCTAGATTCAGACGGCGGCAACAGAATGTTAGGAATGTTGCTTGTAAACTTATATTGCAAATACAGGTTGAAATAGCAGTGTTCAGTAAGATTAACACAAAggactctgcaagttgcatcgcaaaatttttttcaaaagccaCAGAAgaatcgagcgtttttggccaCAACCATCACAAAGAAGCTCCATGagatcctgtacggactgaacgCTGAAcagtgtcacaaagcagctttacagaaatctggatctACATATCAGGGAGAGGTTCAGCCAGTGTTTCTCCGGAATATATCTGGtcccattttattcattaatccTGATTCATTCTGAGGAAAATAAACAGGCGTGGTTTGCAATTTTTTGATGgtcaggaagaaagagagagggagggagggtgggagggagggagagaaaaagagagagcgagagaaagaaaaagagcgagagagaaaaagagcgagagagagagaaagagagggagagcgagaaaaagagagagtgagagagaaaaagagtgagagagagaaaaagagtgagagagagaaaaagagtgagagagaaaaagagagtgagagagaaaaagagcacgtgccagagagaaaaagagcgagagcaagaaaaagagtgagagagagaaagagagtgagagagaaaaagagcacgtgccagagagaaaaagagcgagagcaagaaagagagtgagagagagaaagagtgagagagagaaaaagagcgagagtgagaaagaaaaaaagtgagagagaaaaagagagagaaagagtgagagagaaaaagagagagtgagagagagaaaaagagtgagagagaaaaagagcgagagtgagcgagagagaaagacagagggagagagagcaagagcgagaaagtgagagagagagagaaggagagagagagagaaagagcgatagcgagtgagagagaaagagagagggagagagagctagagaaagagggagaaggagagagagagagagagagagagagagagagagagagggagggttgGAGgggagagtagagagagagagagggagagagagctagagaaagagggagaaggagagagagagagagagagagagagagagggagggttgGAGgggagagtagagagagagagagggagagagagctagagaaagagggagaaggagagagagagagagagagagagagagagagagggttggaggggagagtagagagagagagagggagagagagcgagtgcaCTGCTGCAGAGGCCAGACGCGACTGCTTCACTTTCACACGCATCATGAATTCACACCATTACGTacagttcagtgttttctgCTTTGCGGTACTCATTCACACGGTGTGTGTATTCTGTACTCGCACCCCATACAGCCTGCGAATTCAGCAAGATTGACCTGATAACTCTGATTCTAACTTATAACTTTCACCGGGTTTGGATTTTAATCAGAGCCAGGGTGCACACGTTCCCCCTCTCAGTGCCTATTTATAAACCCGTAAAGTTTGTTTAGATCAAGATCAATTAGGTCTTGTTGCAAATGCTAAGTGGCGACACTTTAAACGCTCTTTTTCCGGTTTTTACAGAAACATGCGCCTATATTTAGAATTTCCCCTTCATTGTGTCACGGTTGTGAGACTCGTACGATTTCAGTTTGCCCCCCGCTCCACCGGGATTATCGTGCTGATTGATCTTATAATATGTCTAAATACAGCCTGAGGCAGTGCTTACTACAGGCCGACCGATTTATTGGCAAAAACCCGCCCCGATAGTGTTCCCGGTAGAGTCCGTTATGACAGCGtgtgagaagggtccgctgtcattatacagcatgagagcggcctctagaggcgaaataaaaaccatccgCTGACTaactttgttgtgttatttgaagtgttttttgattcattttgcatgtctcttatttttatttgttatttgatgACCCTTCTCTGGGAGCAGGTCTGCCCAGGGTGTTAGTATGTGttaacacacatacatttgAGAAGTGTGCTTTAGTCTGGACGATGTTCCATGGTCGTACAGACGCGAGATTTTGTCCCGCTGTATAAAGTATATAGACGGGATGCCGATAAAATGTGGATGCCTTTCTATCTGAGTGCTAGTTATGAATACTCTGATTGTTATCCGTCCACTTATCAGGGCAATTCCCCTTATCAGCTCTCCACAAACCAGCTTTCCCATGACATCCAATTCATGGTCTAGACTACATCGGCGTGGAAATACTGACCGGCTGGCGAGGAATTTGCTCCTCCACACGTCACACTGAATGCTCATGCGCTCCAGCTGCTCGGCCGTATGCGCCAGGTTGCGGCCCAGAACCTCGTTCTCCAGAATGAGCTGGTTCTTCTCCCGCGACATTCGCTCGAAGTGATACTGCAAGTCGTCGCCTACTGAGGCCACAAGGAGTTTCTTCAGCTCCCTGTTTACCTGCACAGGAAACGAAGGTGAGAAAGGCGCTGGGTCATTTGGTTTCTAAGGAAAAACGGGTTTGGTGCTGGTTTAAAATAACACAGTAATAAATCCAGTTTCTAAATGGGTTGAACGGAAGTGATTTCAGCGGGGAGTAAAATAGTCGCGATTACATTAGAGCTACGAACGAACGTCTCTGAACAAAAGCAACGGGATGGCGGTGGGGTCGCACCTCGGTCTGAACACGCAGCTGGTTTGAAAGCCCCTCCTTGTCCTGCAGCAGCCTGCGCTCGGAGTTCTGAAGCTTCTCCACAACGCTCTTATAGTCCTGTGGCTCTGAGGAAGGGGACGGGGGACGATCCTCACCATGGTGGGGAGACCCTGATCCTCTTTCGTCCGTCTTGCTGTCAGCGTGGGCACCGGCTCGGACGCTACGGATGATGGCGGCACGTGGTACGATGATACGCACGGCCTCCACCTCGGTGCAAGAGTCCCTGCTCACTTTTCCCAGATGAAGGACACCAGGGGACACCAGCGCAGTCCTGGGACACTGTCGAGGTAGAGATATCTTTAGAGGCAGAGTCTCCACGGACATCTCCAGGCTCGGCGCAGGTTTGGCCGTCTCCATGCCATCACCAGGGCCACGGATGAACACGACAGAGGGATCTGAGAGAGGGGCAAAATCATGGAGCTGAGAAATCTGATTTTCAACATCTGATTTATGTCAATAACATGCAAATATCACTTACCTTTCATGATGTCAGCAGACATGGTTGGAGAAGATCCTTAAAGCAGCAGCAGGGTGAAATGTATGGTGAAGAACTGAGAATCTAAAAATATCACAGTatagtagaattattatttatgtatgccTAAACACAGAGGTAGCTATGTAAACACCCAATACTCACTATTGACTATTTAGGTGCAGATCTAATTATTGGATCATTGATgcccaattattattattattattattattattattaatacctTGACTTAAATAACAAAACTACACAGAGTACAATATATCCCCAAAGAAACAGCATTTAATAAGTGTCTGCTGGAAATTCTGACCTGCCTGCACGTAATATCACTTTAAGGACACATACCTAGAAAATGAATACATAATTTACTAAATATGAGGATAAAGAATGCGATAATTGAAGCGACATGCATTACTTTACTTATTGCATTTCTGTTTTGATGATACACTCTTATTAGGCAATAAAAGCAcctttgtaatgtaatgtgatagtgaactgaataaaaactccctttcactgcagcttgtggtttctgttcctcactgtctttaggaatattatttaacttgtgtttacttttgatcatagtgttttaatgagacattacagatcttactcgcgctacactctgtatcagcgcgtctacactgcGCGTGATCAGCAGCgcagcctcgttactaacacatcacgtCTGTTATAATGaacgacagaagttacactgcacgCGCGCAGAtgcagcatataatgacaataaacttaaattaaactaaaccttttaagcagcttgcaccagtttccctgccccttacacacagtggagcattttggatataaacataactttgtgctcgtgcagcactgtctgatctccgcggtgtttaatataaaatgcccccctgcctctctgactttcttcctcagtcacgtgacgatttctcctccgtctgatggagactgaggtcatgttgggaataaaagtaacgctgacagaaagtcaactgaagaaagtcactgTCGGTAattctgggtgtctgctaatgctagcgtgacgtcatgacgtcatgcgccattgcctaggaagcggcttatacttctggttagtaaaaaaaccccgctagtgttatatttgaga
Coding sequences:
- the blzf1 gene encoding golgin-45; this encodes MSADIMKDPSVVFIRGPGDGMETAKPAPSLEMSVETLPLKISLPRQCPRTALVSPGVLHLGKVSRDSCTEVEAVRIIVPRAAIIRSVRAGAHADSKTDERGSGSPHHGEDRPPSPSSEPQDYKSVVEKLQNSERRLLQDKEGLSNQLRVQTEVNRELKKLLVASVGDDLQYHFERMSREKNQLILENEVLGRNLAHTAEQLERMSIQCDVWRSKFLASRVMAEELTNARAALQRQTREAQTAIQDLLREREEFSRDMMHTHRSLEQLLVSLQWGRQQTYYPSAQPLSTGELAAANHKLADAINSHLLGNISKSGASVKSGSASELCNTPAEKMAEKVLRILDPISCPDTADDSGTSDSSASPFLPNKKSIGRFHPYTRYENITFNCCERCTGELIVL
- the trmt10c gene encoding tRNA methyltransferase 10 homolog C, producing the protein MMFVRVPIVAVLRRFLPPVSTLVKYHATNPSTCCSALTTSRSLSTGWTLKTDAPQHKPELDLDVWKSVMRSQASQDETPKDREEESTAAEEEGSPVEASRTLVDMWRQAGKQVPDNITDEQLETLAELATKSSKRKYLKYLAIKEGHKKANREKKEKKRAERLADRKEEAGCADRPEDAEEEGEGEPKLRNTYLMQFWTRSIDRALGWRAAQAMQYGQPLVYDMSYDQHMTRREMENTISQLMETEGWNRRSVDPFHLHFCHLQPDSAYHRELLKRYGQETWDRLPITATSQRHVDMFPREDLVYLTADSPNVLHTFDHSKVYIIGAMVDRSIQSGVSLANAKRLKLSTARLPLDEYLHWEIGAKNLTLDQMIRILMTAKETGSWEKALEFVPKRKHDGFHQQKSKDSFQRPEKSTGAFRGNAEGERRQIFVSKQRQKNLTRSDVTPKPTSGAETISGQSRLRIALKSKLEERSKVASKRNWWEEE